The Stratiformator vulcanicus genome has a segment encoding these proteins:
- a CDS encoding globin domain-containing protein, with product MALQSTDDRPDPVFEIVPAIGAAPIEQLVAAFYRRVATDDLLRPMYPDEALDEAEQRLRDFLIFRCGGSEAYLTNRGHPRLRMRHAPFAIDQAARDRWVKLMDEAFEEVNIPDPQRSTLQEFLRATATFLRNRE from the coding sequence GTGGCATTGCAATCGACCGACGACCGGCCCGACCCGGTATTCGAAATCGTTCCGGCCATCGGGGCCGCTCCGATTGAGCAACTCGTCGCTGCGTTCTATCGGCGAGTCGCCACCGATGATTTGTTGCGACCGATGTATCCGGACGAAGCGCTCGACGAAGCCGAGCAACGCCTGCGTGACTTTCTGATCTTCCGCTGTGGCGGCAGCGAGGCTTATTTGACGAACCGCGGACATCCACGCCTGCGGATGCGGCACGCGCCGTTCGCGATTGACCAAGCCGCGCGAGATCGGTGGGTCAAACTGATGGACGAAGCATTCGAGGAGGTCAATATCCCCGACCCGCAACGTTCGACGCTTCAAGAATTCCTCAGGGCGACAGCGACGTTCTTGCGGAATCGCGAATAA
- a CDS encoding serine/threonine-protein kinase: MIENRWLWPFELLEKVGEGGMGVVYKARFVKNDRIFAVKLVPTDISDQTILSRFEREIEIVKGLKHPNIVSSFGGVCEGDRRFYAMEFIDGGTLDDQLRDKGRISSDLTILYAGQMCAGLQFAHERGIIHRDIKPGNFLLTSKGRLKLADFGLATVHAASKLTAAGRTLGTFRYMAPEQIRGRPEPCPQTDLYALGVVLFELVTGQPPFKADNPADVLNQHLKKEPPLLSSVVPDAPDELVGVVDNLLQKAIEDRPESATEVARALDRMDDVFLAPVSRTGRSKKAASKDSDPEATVTAPVRRGSSRSTSTRSTKTGRTNAGFPTRFEFPSWSIAAAGSLLLILCLWIWSLRGPAVAYQQTRSHWTEVLATSSSVEERVTSVRVLAHMAIDDDRALDALEAGLDDSETDVRVETIRSIESLGPRASRYVQQMTRLQREDEESSVRYAASTAREAIKKSDDL; encoded by the coding sequence ATGATCGAAAACCGCTGGCTCTGGCCCTTCGAGCTACTTGAGAAAGTCGGCGAAGGGGGCATGGGAGTCGTTTACAAGGCTCGATTCGTCAAGAACGATCGCATTTTCGCGGTTAAGTTAGTGCCCACAGACATTAGCGATCAGACGATCCTCTCCCGCTTCGAGCGTGAGATTGAGATCGTTAAGGGTCTGAAGCATCCGAACATCGTGTCGAGTTTCGGTGGCGTCTGTGAAGGCGATCGTCGCTTCTACGCGATGGAGTTCATCGACGGGGGAACGCTCGATGACCAGTTGCGCGACAAGGGACGGATTTCTTCCGACCTGACGATTCTGTACGCCGGGCAAATGTGTGCCGGGCTGCAATTCGCCCATGAGCGGGGCATCATCCATCGCGATATCAAGCCGGGCAACTTTTTGCTCACGTCCAAGGGCCGTTTGAAGCTTGCCGACTTCGGCCTCGCAACGGTGCACGCGGCCTCAAAATTGACGGCTGCCGGGCGGACGTTGGGAACCTTTCGCTACATGGCCCCGGAGCAGATCCGCGGTCGCCCGGAGCCATGTCCACAGACCGACTTATATGCGCTCGGCGTGGTTCTGTTCGAATTGGTGACGGGGCAGCCCCCATTCAAAGCGGATAACCCGGCTGACGTCCTGAACCAGCATCTGAAAAAAGAACCGCCGCTGCTGTCGTCGGTCGTGCCCGACGCGCCTGACGAACTGGTCGGGGTGGTCGATAACCTGCTTCAAAAGGCGATCGAAGACCGCCCCGAGTCAGCCACCGAAGTGGCCCGTGCGCTCGACCGGATGGATGACGTATTTCTGGCTCCGGTCTCACGCACCGGACGATCAAAGAAGGCGGCCTCGAAAGACTCCGATCCTGAAGCGACCGTGACCGCCCCGGTGCGGCGGGGTTCGAGTCGAAGTACGTCGACACGATCAACGAAGACGGGCCGCACAAACGCGGGATTCCCCACCCGCTTCGAGTTTCCCTCGTGGTCGATCGCGGCAGCGGGTTCCTTGCTGCTGATCCTTTGCCTGTGGATATGGTCTCTCCGCGGCCCGGCAGTGGCTTATCAGCAAACCAGAAGTCATTGGACGGAAGTGCTGGCGACATCGAGCTCCGTCGAAGAGCGGGTGACGTCGGTCCGGGTGCTGGCGCATATGGCGATTGATGACGATCGCGCACTGGATGCCTTGGAAGCGGGGCTTGACGATTCCGAGACCGATGTCCGAGTGGAAACGATTCGAAGCATCGAGAGCCTCGGACCGCGAGCGAGCCGCTATGTGCAACAGATGACGCGGCTTCAACGCGAGGACGAAGAGTCTTCGGTCCGGTACGCGGCTTCGACCGCACGGGAAGCGATCAAGAAGAGCGACGACCTGTAA